In the Loxodonta africana isolate mLoxAfr1 chromosome 1, mLoxAfr1.hap2, whole genome shotgun sequence genome, one interval contains:
- the B4GALT4 gene encoding beta-1,4-galactosyltransferase 4 isoform X2 has translation MGFNLTFHLSYRVRLLLLFTLCLTVVGWATSNYFVDAILEIPKATDFMANFNKATVLEKEETLTDKAPVKKADVKNCPSMSPYLIGRSKLVFKADLTLEEVQAENPRVHRGRYHPEECKASQRVAILIPHRNREKHLLYLLEHLHPFLQRQQMDYGIYVIHQAGSKKFNRAKLLNVGYLEALKEENWDCFIFHDVDLVPEHDFNLYKCENQPKHLVVGRNSTGYRLRYKGYFGGVTALTREQFFKG, from the exons ATGGGCTTCAACTTGACTTTCCACCTTTCCTACAGAGTCCGATTACTGTTGCTTTTTACCTTGTGCCTGACGGTGGTTGGGTGGGCCACCAGTAACTACTTCGTGGATGCTATTCTAGAGATTCCTAAAGCAACTGATTTCATGGCTAATTTCAACAAGGCCACAGTTTTGGAGAAAGAAGAAACTCTGACTGATAAAGCACCTGTGAAAAAAGCAGACGTCAAAAACTGTCCTTCTATGTCCCCATACCTCA TCGGCCGGAGCAAGCTCGTTTTCAAAGCAGATCTcactttggaagaagtacaggcagaaaaTCCCAGAGTGCACCGGGGCCGCTATCACCCTGAGGAGTGCAAGGCTTCGCAGCGGGTCGCCATCCTCATCCCACACCGCAACAGAGAGAAACACCTGCTGTACCTGCTAGAGCATCTCCATCCCTTCCTGCAGAGGCAGCAGATGGATTATGGCATCTATGTCATCCACCAG GCTGGAAGTAAAAAGTTTAATCGAGCCAAACTCCTGAATGTGGGCTACCTAGAAGCTCTCAAGGAAGAAAATTGGGACTGTTTTATATTCCATGATGTGGACCTGGTGCCCGAGCATGACTTTAACCTTTACAAGTGTGAGAATCAGCCAAAGCACCTGGTGGTTGGCAGGAACAGCACGGGGTACAG